One Rhizoctonia solani chromosome 1, complete sequence DNA window includes the following coding sequences:
- a CDS encoding GTPase activating protein for Arf protein has protein sequence MYQSTYRLAPVPCNPPPGNTAWKNKLDRCSQIIIGIGAGSTHVHTTHWLKDPISGHSCHPHGTQGPDLPHSAGRLIPHSNTYIHPIPLPARMADTAYAKKELLELIKTGENKFCVDCGAPNPQWASLGVASFICLSCAGVHRGFGVHISYVHFFVPVPLRSLGFVRSCTMDTWSADQLNRMHIGGNGPFKTFLAEYEPKEAGGYREGMPLHDKYHCWATTQYREMLSAKLAGQPWTPSLPPDSTSAMNSSGTLRKSRAGTRGGLSVGTSRDASASPAASGAPTPVDRKVANEAYFASLGETNASRPDDLPPSQGGRYVGFGSTPSPQPGSSNPNFGLSSAAAPSLADLQTDPAAALSKGWGFLSTLVTSAARVANESVVQPGLERARDPALRAVVEQYAARASELGRGANDWGRRELGCMVESKGGPGGPGGQGEYGRVAEGSNEDSWNSWHDDDGRSNQVSTGTNAQPGTTNKASEWDEWDDKGWATTGVAEANDIKPSVSTKSDTSKTQTPAKKDDEWEDW, from the exons ATGTACCAGTCTACCTACCGTTTGGCACCCGTACCCTGCAACCCACCGCCCGGAAACACAGCGTGGAAGAACAAGCTCGATCGGTGTTCTCAAATAATTATTGGAATCGGTGCTGGTTCAACACATGTACACACGACCCATTGGCTCAAAGATCCCATATCAGGACACTCCTGTCATCCACATGGCACTCAGGGTCCTGATCTTCCACATAGCGCCGGGCGTCTCATCCCTCACTCTAACACATACATCCACCCTATTCCATTACCTGCTCGCATGGCCGACACCGCGTACGCGAAAAAAGAACTTCTGGAGCTCATCAAGACGGGAGAAAATAAAT TCTGCGTTGACTGTGGTGCTCCTAACCCACAATGGGCCAGCCTCGGCGTTGCATCGTTCATCTGTTTGAGTTGTGCGG GTGTCCATAGG GGTTTTGGTGTCCATATCTCGTACGTTCATTTCTTTGTACCTGTACCGCTACGCTCGTTGGG CTTTGTGCGCAGCTGTACAATGGATACTTGGTCCGCCGACCAACTTAACCGTATGCAT ATCGGCGGTAACGGCCCCTTTAAAACGTTCCTGGCGGAATACGAACCGAAAGAAGCTGGTGGGTATCGCGAAGGTATGCCCCTACATGATAAATATCATTGTTGGGCCACTACCCAATATCGGGAGATG CTTAGTGCTAAGCTTGCCGGACAACCTTGGACTCCCTCTCTACCCCCTGATTCTACTTCAGCAATGAATTCGTCTGGCACGTTGCGTAAGTCGCGAGCTGGCACACGGGGTGGTTTATCAGTGGGTACGAGCCGAGATGCTTCTGCTTCTCCCGCGGCAAGTGGTGCCCCTACGCCAGTTGACCGAAAGGTCGCGAACGAAGCTTATTTTGCATCACTCGGCGAG ACCAATGCATCGCGCCCCGACGATCTTCCTCCTTCCCAGGGCGGCCGTTACGTTGGATTCGGTTCAACGCCATCTCCTCAGCCGGGATCTTCAAACCCCAATTTTGGACTGTCCAGTGCTGCAGCACCAAGTCTAGCCGACTTGCAAACCGATCCTGCTGCTGCACTTTCCAAAGGTTGGGGCTTTCTTTCTACACTCGTGACGAGTGCTGCGCGTGTCGCAAACGAGTCCGTCGTACAG CCTGGGCTGGAACGCGCACGCGACCCTGCGTTGAGGGCAGTCGTCGAGCAGTATGCTGCACGCGCTTCAGAGTTAGGACGTGGTGCCAATGATTGGGGAAGGAGAGAACTGGGT TGCATGGTCGAATCTAAAGGCGGGCCGGGTGGTCCCGGTGGTCAGGGAGAGTATGGACGCGTTGCAGAGGGCTCCAACGAGGATAGTTGGAATTCTTGGCATGACGATGATGGTAGATCAAACCAAGTGAGCACGGGCACGAACGCTCAACCTGGTACGACAAACAAAGCCAGCGAATGGGATGAATGGGACGATAAAGGCTGGGCAACAACTGGGGTGGCCGAAGCCAATGATATCAAGCCCAGTGTTAGTACCAAATCTGATACATCAAAGACACAAACGCCGGCGAAAAAGGACGACGAATGGGAGGATTGGTAG
- a CDS encoding velvet factor, whose protein sequence is MLVTRQDDTVVDADDIDIAFFLVTVDLWSESGTEEMNLVLHPSSGGHATSSYPNRRTKRPPTTAYSAPPPSHYDTQSSTPAPAPTGYPPRHEGPYPPRGPEENAGYPQRPDAAYGGPRPEGAGYTGRPDDSHTQTQYANAYEDPRGNWPPHYPPPAGPSGGSTAPPGPAADHSQYQTLPPIGSIMASPSPNPQHAPHPHSHPHSHQRPYPPPAPAPGQWNYGSQNPAYIDPALQQPPHMQPPHGQPPPVPAPGPAYSEEGVYPSNAPGASYYVQTPAALHGAATTQHDGSSATNGQYTRTLVGPLSANASRLVDAENQPGIFFLFQDLSVRTEGTFRLRMRLMNVGAHPAPNAHATHVTTTSAPVLAQTFTDPFTVYSAKRFPGVPETTPLSVAFGTQGQKLPLRNRNPGTSSKKGGRKNRGNGSDSEGDSEGGDSDDSRGTG, encoded by the exons ATGCTTGTAACGCGTCAAGATGATACAGTTGTGGATGCCGA TGATATCGATATCGCATTCTTTCTGGTAACTGTGGACCTATGGTCAGAATCCGGAACGGAAGAAATGAATCTTGTACTCCACCCATCTTCGGGTGGGCATGCAACAAGTTCATATCCAAATCGACGAACGAAACGACCCCCCACCACTGCATACAGCGCACCGCCACCTAGCCATTATGATACACAGTCCTCGACACCCGCGCCAGCACCAACTGGATATCCTCCTCGGCATGAGGGCCCTTACCCGCCCCGTGGACCCGAAGAAAATGCGGGATACCCCCAACGCCCAGACGCAGCGTACGGTGGTCCAAGACCCGAAGGAGCTGGATATACAGGGCGCCCAGAT GACTCGCATACACAAACTCAATACGCCAATGCATATGAGGATCCCCGGGGGAACTGGCCACCTCACTATCCACCACCAGCGGGTCCAAGCGGAGGCAGCACGGCGCCGCCTGGCCCTGCCGCGGATCACTCACAATATCAAACGTTGCCACCAATTGGATCCATAATGGCGTCGCCTAGCCCTAATCCTCAACATGCGCCACACCCTCACTCACATCCCCACTCACACCAGCGCCCTTACccaccaccagcaccagcaccTGGACAATGGAATTACGGCTCGCAAAATCCTGCGTACATCGACCCAGCACTACAGCAACCTCCACACATGCAGCCCCCACACGGCCAACCCCCACCTGTGCCCGCCCCAGGACCCGCCTACTCAGAAGAGGGTGTGTATCCTAGCAATGCCCCAGGAGCTTCGTATTATGTACAAACACCTGCGGCGCTTCATGGAGCGGCGACTACCCAACACGACGGCTCGAGTGCAACGAACGGGCAATATACTCGTACCCTGGTTGGCCCGCTTTCTGCTAACGCATCGCGTCTCGTAGATGCAGAAAATCAGCCTGGTATATTCTTCCTATTCCAAGACCTCTCAGTACGTACCGAGG GCACATTTAGGCTACGTATGAGGCTGATGAATGTTGGAGC GCATCCTGCTCCCAATGCACATGCCACACATGTCACCACCACATCTGCACCGGTCCTCGCCCAAACATTCACCGACCCGTTCACGGTCTACTCCGCGAAACGGTTCCCCGGTGTACCTG AAACGACGCCACTGTCCGTTGCCTTTGGAACGCAGGGGCAAAAGCTTCCGCTACGTAATCGTAACCCTGGTACATCGAGTAAAAAAGGGGGGCGTAAAAATCGTGGAAATGGAAGCGATTCGGAAGGTGACTCCGAGGGGGGTGACTCGGATGACTCTCGCGGTACTGGGTGA